One Methylocapsa sp. D3K7 DNA window includes the following coding sequences:
- a CDS encoding patatin-like phospholipase family protein, protein MPGEPVKSKAAITRTPVLVDLALQGGGSHGAYTWGVLDRLLEEPWLEIDGISGTSAGAMNAAVLADGYAKGGPAGAREALEKFWRRVSEAARFSPFKRGPLDVILGRWTLDSSPMYVAMDLMSRLVSPYQLNPKGTNPLREILADLVDFERLAQSSIKLFITATNVRTGRGHVFKNGTITPDVLLASACLPTMFQAIEIDGEPYWDGGYSGNPTMTPLIRECKSRDTILVQINPIERNEPARTAPDILNRLNEVSFNAVLLKELRMMALLRQVADPGNSEGAQWAGMRIHRIGSEMLTGLGASSKLNAEWEFFTLLHAEGRRSAHVFLETHGRDLGNRSTLDIDALLEQV, encoded by the coding sequence ATGCCCGGAGAACCGGTTAAGTCCAAGGCCGCGATAACACGCACTCCCGTCCTCGTTGATCTTGCACTGCAAGGCGGCGGCTCGCATGGGGCGTACACCTGGGGTGTCCTCGATCGTTTGCTCGAAGAGCCTTGGCTTGAAATCGACGGCATTTCCGGCACATCGGCGGGCGCCATGAATGCCGCGGTGCTCGCCGACGGCTATGCCAAGGGCGGGCCTGCGGGCGCGCGGGAGGCACTCGAGAAATTTTGGCGCCGCGTCTCGGAGGCGGCTCGCTTCAGCCCATTCAAGCGCGGACCGCTCGATGTGATCCTTGGCCGCTGGACGCTGGACTCCTCGCCCATGTATGTGGCGATGGACCTCATGTCGCGGCTGGTCTCGCCCTATCAATTGAACCCGAAGGGGACAAATCCATTGCGCGAGATTCTGGCCGATCTCGTCGATTTCGAACGGTTGGCGCAATCTTCCATAAAGCTCTTCATCACCGCCACCAATGTCCGGACCGGCCGCGGACACGTGTTTAAAAACGGCACCATTACGCCGGACGTTCTGCTTGCCTCGGCCTGTCTGCCTACCATGTTCCAGGCCATAGAGATCGACGGCGAACCTTATTGGGACGGTGGTTATTCCGGCAATCCGACGATGACCCCCCTCATCCGTGAGTGCAAATCGCGGGACACGATTCTCGTACAGATCAACCCGATCGAACGCAACGAGCCCGCGCGCACGGCTCCAGATATTCTCAACCGGTTGAATGAGGTCTCCTTCAATGCTGTCCTTCTGAAGGAGCTGCGCATGATGGCGCTCCTCCGACAGGTTGCCGATCCAGGCAACAGCGAAGGCGCGCAATGGGCTGGCATGCGGATTCATCGCATCGGAAGCGAGATGTTGACCGGGCTTGGCGCCTCCTCCAAGCTCAATGCGGAATGGGAGTTCTTTACGCTCCTGCACGCGGAGGGGCGAAGGTCGGCGCACGTGTTTCTTGAGACGCATGGCAGGGACCTCGGGAACCGCTCAACCCTCGATATCGACGCCTTGTTGGAACAGGTCTGA